Proteins encoded in a region of the uncultured Paludibaculum sp. genome:
- a CDS encoding VWA domain-containing protein yields the protein MLTTLRWIAAIALLPCLNAQAPPKPAEDDQGPTIKVDVDLVNVFFSVREKKGGYVSNLSKDDLDVIEDGKPQTVKFFTRETDLPLTIGLLVDVSGSQGALIEEERSASYKFLAQVLRKKDEAFIISFGVDSELLQDFTNSPGLLRDGLSRLRLNAGVSGMSPTGSPLPGGGRGTVLYEAVWLAAKDKLRSEVGRKALIVITDGNDVGSRVKIEKAIEEAQRSDAIIYSVLFEDPRYTSMAYGGSSGEGPMRRMAEETGGRVFRVDRRNRLEDIYNTIQQEMRSQYAVGYVASNQAKDGTFRKVEIRSKNKDQKVQVRRGYYAPEEGKPGH from the coding sequence ATGCTGACGACTTTGCGCTGGATAGCCGCAATCGCACTGCTCCCCTGCCTGAACGCCCAGGCTCCTCCCAAACCAGCCGAAGACGACCAGGGTCCCACCATTAAAGTGGATGTCGACCTGGTGAACGTGTTCTTCAGTGTCCGGGAGAAGAAAGGCGGCTACGTTTCCAACCTCTCCAAGGACGACCTCGATGTGATCGAGGATGGCAAGCCCCAGACCGTGAAGTTCTTCACACGGGAAACCGACCTGCCGCTGACCATCGGCCTATTGGTGGACGTGAGCGGCAGCCAGGGCGCGCTGATCGAGGAAGAGCGTAGCGCCTCGTACAAGTTCCTGGCCCAGGTGCTGCGCAAAAAGGATGAAGCGTTCATCATCAGCTTCGGGGTAGACAGCGAGCTACTGCAGGATTTCACGAACTCCCCCGGGTTGTTGCGCGATGGACTGTCGAGATTGCGGCTGAATGCCGGCGTCAGCGGGATGTCGCCGACGGGCTCGCCGTTGCCAGGCGGCGGCCGCGGCACGGTCCTGTATGAGGCGGTCTGGCTGGCGGCCAAGGACAAGTTGCGCAGTGAAGTCGGCCGCAAGGCGCTGATCGTCATCACGGACGGCAACGACGTCGGCAGCCGGGTGAAGATTGAGAAGGCGATAGAAGAGGCGCAACGTTCCGACGCCATCATTTACTCGGTGCTGTTTGAGGATCCGCGCTACACCTCGATGGCCTACGGCGGTTCCTCCGGCGAAGGGCCGATGCGGCGCATGGCGGAGGAGACCGGCGGGCGGGTCTTCCGCGTGGACCGCAGAAACCGGCTGGAAGACATATACAACACTATCCAGCAGGAGATGCGCAGCCAGTATGCCGTCGGCTATGTGGCCAGCAACCAGGCCAAGGACGGCACGTTCCGCAAGGTCGAGATCCGATCGAAGAACAAAGACCAGAAGGTTCAGGTTCGCAGAGGCTACTACGCGCCGGAAGAGGGCAAGCCGGGGCACTAA
- a CDS encoding DNA-3-methyladenine glycosylase — protein MRKAVDHLTSADPKLATWIERVGPCQIAFHPPEFSTLARSVVFQQLSGKAAATIYKRLEAALGPKGVRPEGILTLEPEQMRPLGLSGQKAKYLRSLAEKTLDGTINFAQLPSMPDEEVIAHLTSAKGVGVWTAQMFLMFALQRPDVLPLGDLGIRNAMQRLYRLRTPPKPERMVKIARPWRPYTTYACWYLWRGLDGGANL, from the coding sequence ATGAGGAAGGCCGTCGACCATCTCACATCGGCAGATCCGAAGCTGGCTACTTGGATAGAACGGGTAGGCCCCTGCCAGATCGCCTTCCATCCGCCGGAGTTTTCCACACTCGCCCGCTCCGTCGTTTTTCAGCAGTTGAGCGGCAAGGCGGCTGCCACCATCTATAAGAGGTTGGAGGCTGCCCTCGGACCCAAAGGGGTCCGCCCGGAAGGCATCCTTACCCTGGAACCGGAACAGATGCGGCCATTGGGTTTGTCCGGTCAAAAAGCCAAATACCTGCGATCGCTGGCCGAAAAGACATTGGACGGAACCATCAACTTTGCCCAGTTGCCATCCATGCCCGACGAGGAGGTGATCGCCCACCTCACCTCGGCCAAGGGCGTGGGTGTCTGGACTGCCCAGATGTTTCTGATGTTCGCGCTCCAACGGCCTGACGTTCTGCCTTTGGGCGACTTGGGCATCCGCAACGCGATGCAGCGCCTTTACCGCCTGAGAACCCCGCCCAAGCCCGAGCGCATGGTGAAGATTGCCCGGCCGTGGCGCCCATACACCACCTATGCCTGCTGGTATCTCTGGCGGGGCCTGGATGGCGGCGCAAATCTGTAG
- a CDS encoding glycine cleavage system protein H has translation MTVLLVIVTFSVFIAVDMILNRKRVPALSMAEEPETLAAHVDNEILSGFHVPAALRYHPGHTWLHRERKNVHRVGADEFAAILAGPVDRIELPKPGHWVRQGQKVISLYRGDAKIEMISPVEGEVVEVNAELANNPHLLREDPYGQGWLMSVFAPDEEGPTRNLLPANLLSSWMKEAADGFYGLQPQLAGATAADGGRPSKDATADLPVDVWHKAAKQYLLS, from the coding sequence ATGACCGTCCTACTAGTAATCGTCACTTTCTCGGTGTTCATTGCCGTCGACATGATTCTGAATCGCAAGCGAGTGCCCGCGCTGTCCATGGCTGAAGAGCCCGAGACCCTGGCCGCTCACGTGGACAACGAGATTCTGAGCGGTTTCCATGTGCCTGCCGCTCTCCGCTATCACCCCGGCCACACCTGGCTGCATCGCGAACGCAAGAACGTCCACCGCGTCGGCGCCGACGAGTTTGCGGCCATCCTGGCCGGTCCGGTCGACCGCATCGAACTACCGAAGCCCGGTCACTGGGTTCGTCAGGGCCAGAAAGTCATTTCGCTGTACCGCGGCGACGCCAAGATCGAAATGATCTCGCCCGTGGAAGGGGAAGTGGTGGAAGTAAACGCCGAACTGGCCAACAATCCGCACCTGCTGCGCGAAGACCCCTACGGCCAGGGTTGGCTGATGTCCGTGTTCGCTCCTGACGAAGAAGGTCCAACCCGCAACCTGCTGCCCGCCAACCTGCTTAGCTCCTGGATGAAGGAAGCCGCCGACGGTTTCTACGGCCTGCAACCGCAACTGGCCGGCGCGACTGCCGCCGACGGTGGCCGCCCGTCGAAAGACGCAACAGCCGACCTGCCTGTGGACGTATGGCACAAGGCCGCCAAACAGTACCTCTTGAGTTAA
- a CDS encoding 4Fe-4S dicluster domain-containing protein yields MSKAILYDSTLCVGCRQCEEACSTRWKLPYNDKIAAEEKISSHKLTTIRTFGEKFSRKLCMHCQDPACASVCPVGALQKTAAGPVVYDEDRCMGCRYCMVACPFQVPTYEWEARLPKVRKCDMCSDRVPGGGVTRCSEACAYGATITGNRDELIAEARKRISDKPKDYYPKIYGVEEVGGTSVLILASVPFDQIGYNTKVIKSALPALTWNALQHVPDVVVMGSVLMGGIHWISHRKEEVAREEGRS; encoded by the coding sequence ATGTCCAAGGCAATCCTTTACGACAGCACACTTTGCGTCGGATGCCGGCAGTGCGAAGAAGCCTGCTCGACCCGCTGGAAGCTGCCGTACAACGATAAGATCGCAGCCGAAGAGAAGATCTCTTCCCACAAGCTGACGACAATCCGCACCTTTGGGGAGAAGTTCTCCCGCAAGCTCTGCATGCACTGTCAGGACCCCGCCTGCGCTTCGGTTTGCCCCGTCGGTGCGTTGCAGAAAACAGCAGCCGGCCCGGTGGTCTATGACGAAGACCGCTGTATGGGCTGCCGGTACTGCATGGTTGCCTGCCCGTTCCAGGTGCCCACCTACGAGTGGGAAGCCCGGCTGCCCAAAGTCAGGAAATGCGACATGTGCAGCGATCGTGTACCCGGCGGCGGTGTCACACGGTGCAGTGAGGCATGCGCATATGGCGCCACCATCACAGGCAACCGGGATGAGTTGATCGCCGAAGCTCGCAAGCGCATCTCCGATAAACCCAAGGACTACTATCCGAAGATCTACGGGGTGGAGGAAGTGGGTGGAACGTCCGTTCTCATCCTCGCCTCCGTACCGTTCGACCAGATCGGCTACAACACGAAGGTCATTAAGTCGGCACTACCCGCCCTCACGTGGAACGCACTGCAACATGTGCCCGACGTGGTGGTGATGGGCTCTGTGCTGATGGGGGGCATCCACTGGATCTCCCACCGGAAGGAAGAAGTGGCGCGCGAGGAGGGACGGTCATGA
- the hybB gene encoding NrfD/PsrC family molybdoenzyme membrane anchor subunit, whose protein sequence is MSNALRTYFWRASFAVIMLVAAYATFVRFYYGLGASTNLSDQFPWGIWVGFDVLCGVGLAAGGFTLAAIVHIFNLKSYKAVVRPAILTAFLGYLLVTVALMFDLGRPYRVWHPLIMWNPRSVMFEVGWCVTLYTSVLFLEFLPMVLEKLGLVKAHRVLKGVMLPIIILGVILSTLHQSSLGSVFLIMPTKLHPLWYSPLLPVLFYVSAIATGLAMTIFESWHSAKAFGRQLEFPLVQKMTRVLAVVIAVYLTMRFLDLYHRGAMSTLNNPGWERWLFGLEIVLMAVPMLMFFRERTRQNPQAIYVGTVLFLLGFVTHRLNVSVTGLEASSGVHYIPKWTEVSITLAMVAAGFFVFRMAAHYLPVFEPEEHAPVQAVPVLEDRDYAHSLARGD, encoded by the coding sequence ATGAGTAACGCCTTGCGTACCTATTTCTGGCGCGCCTCGTTTGCCGTCATCATGCTGGTGGCGGCCTATGCCACCTTCGTGCGGTTCTATTACGGTCTGGGCGCCTCCACAAACCTGAGCGACCAGTTCCCGTGGGGCATCTGGGTTGGGTTCGACGTTCTTTGCGGTGTCGGCCTGGCTGCCGGCGGCTTCACGCTGGCCGCCATCGTCCATATCTTCAATCTGAAGAGCTACAAAGCTGTGGTCCGGCCCGCGATCCTCACCGCGTTTCTCGGCTACCTGCTGGTGACCGTCGCGCTGATGTTCGACCTCGGCCGGCCTTACCGTGTGTGGCACCCGCTCATCATGTGGAACCCGCGGTCGGTGATGTTCGAGGTGGGTTGGTGCGTGACCCTGTACACGTCCGTCCTGTTCCTGGAATTCCTCCCGATGGTGCTGGAAAAGCTGGGTTTAGTGAAAGCTCACCGGGTGCTCAAGGGTGTCATGCTGCCCATCATCATCCTGGGTGTGATCCTCTCAACTCTGCACCAGAGTTCGCTGGGCAGCGTTTTCCTCATCATGCCCACCAAGCTGCATCCGCTGTGGTACTCGCCGCTGTTGCCGGTGCTGTTCTATGTGTCGGCCATCGCCACAGGCCTGGCCATGACGATCTTCGAATCCTGGCACAGTGCCAAGGCCTTTGGCCGCCAGTTGGAGTTCCCGCTGGTGCAGAAGATGACACGCGTTCTGGCCGTGGTGATCGCGGTCTATCTGACCATGCGCTTCCTGGACCTGTACCATCGCGGCGCCATGTCGACCCTGAACAATCCCGGCTGGGAGCGCTGGCTCTTCGGTCTGGAGATTGTGCTCATGGCCGTTCCCATGCTGATGTTCTTCCGGGAACGAACCCGTCAGAATCCGCAGGCGATCTATGTCGGCACGGTTCTCTTCCTGCTGGGCTTCGTCACTCACCGGTTGAACGTCAGCGTCACCGGCCTGGAAGCCTCCTCCGGTGTGCACTATATCCCCAAGTGGACGGAAGTGTCCATCACTCTCGCCATGGTGGCCGCCGGGTTCTTTGTCTTCCGCATGGCGGCTCACTACCTGCCGGTATTCGAGCCCGAAGAGCACGCACCAGTGCAGGCCGTACCCGTGCTGGAAGATCGCGACTACGCGCATTCACTGGCCCGGGGAGACTGA
- a CDS encoding ATP-binding protein, whose protein sequence is MTQHAIQLPRFGLAAKLAGCLLAAVIVCFTLFAYVLQRLEQKHLEALVSLSAERISDVVHSSAWQAMLHNDREMLYSMIRDIGREPGIRRLRIINEEGQVRHSTDPKEIGSMVDKGAESCYACHAQSQPLTKLARHDRARIFTDSLGRRTLAVIRPIENSPDCSNAACHAHPAERRILGVIDAHLALDAVDAQLAEHRSQAYGFTIATAILACLLSIGFVWYFVHQPMRGLMLGTSKLAQGHFGYRIPVHSTDEMGVLATSFNDMATELEEAHSELTRWAHTLETRVQQKTAELETAHKGLIHTEKMASLGRLAATVAHEVNNPLFGMLTYARLTIKDLKKPDLDQATRERMTESLHVIERESRRCGDLMKNLLAFARQSPPQRAPVQVNMVVERALTLITHQLDLAQTVLIKDLSPTLPEVQCDAGQIQQVLIVLVVNASEALGKGGEIRVTTQPAESGQGIVIRVKDNGPGIPSTIQQQIFEPFFSTKDNQHRTGLGLAVAKGIVDRHGGTLAVQSAPGEGAEFIVHLPLCAPAESTGTPAAADLTSQGTNV, encoded by the coding sequence TTGACTCAGCACGCCATCCAGTTACCCCGCTTTGGCCTCGCGGCCAAGCTGGCGGGGTGTCTGCTGGCTGCCGTGATCGTCTGCTTTACCCTCTTTGCTTACGTACTCCAGCGCCTTGAGCAGAAACATCTCGAGGCGCTGGTCTCGCTTTCCGCCGAACGCATCTCCGACGTTGTCCACTCCTCCGCCTGGCAGGCGATGCTCCACAACGACCGCGAAATGCTCTACTCCATGATTCGCGACATCGGTCGCGAACCGGGCATCCGCAGGCTCCGCATCATCAACGAGGAAGGGCAGGTGCGCCACTCCACCGATCCCAAGGAGATCGGCTCGATGGTGGACAAGGGAGCCGAGAGTTGTTACGCCTGCCACGCTCAATCCCAACCGCTCACGAAACTCGCGCGCCACGACCGTGCCCGCATCTTCACCGATTCGCTGGGCCGCCGTACACTCGCCGTCATCCGGCCGATTGAGAACAGTCCGGATTGCTCCAACGCCGCCTGCCACGCCCATCCCGCCGAACGGCGCATCCTGGGTGTCATCGACGCTCACCTCGCGCTCGACGCGGTCGATGCCCAGTTGGCCGAGCATCGTTCCCAGGCCTATGGCTTCACCATCGCCACGGCGATCCTCGCCTGCCTGCTGTCCATTGGGTTTGTCTGGTACTTCGTGCACCAGCCCATGCGCGGGCTGATGCTGGGCACCAGCAAACTGGCCCAGGGCCACTTCGGCTACCGCATCCCGGTTCACTCCACCGACGAAATGGGCGTTTTGGCCACCTCCTTCAACGACATGGCCACTGAACTTGAGGAGGCACACTCCGAGCTGACGCGCTGGGCGCACACGCTGGAGACCCGCGTGCAGCAGAAGACGGCCGAACTCGAGACGGCGCACAAAGGGCTGATCCACACCGAGAAGATGGCGTCGCTCGGCCGGCTCGCCGCCACGGTGGCCCACGAGGTGAACAATCCCCTCTTCGGCATGCTCACCTACGCCCGCCTGACCATCAAGGACCTGAAGAAGCCCGACCTGGACCAGGCGACGCGCGAGCGCATGACGGAGAGCCTCCACGTCATCGAACGCGAAAGCCGCCGTTGCGGCGATCTCATGAAGAACCTGCTCGCCTTCGCGCGACAGAGCCCGCCGCAGCGTGCTCCAGTGCAGGTCAACATGGTGGTGGAGCGCGCGCTCACCCTCATCACGCATCAGCTCGATCTGGCGCAGACGGTGCTCATCAAGGATCTCAGCCCCACGTTGCCCGAAGTGCAGTGCGACGCCGGCCAGATCCAGCAGGTGCTCATCGTGCTGGTGGTCAACGCGTCAGAGGCCTTGGGGAAGGGCGGGGAAATCCGTGTCACCACCCAGCCGGCGGAATCGGGTCAAGGGATCGTGATCCGCGTCAAGGACAACGGGCCGGGGATCCCCAGCACCATCCAGCAGCAGATCTTCGAGCCGTTCTTCAGTACAAAGGACAATCAGCACCGCACCGGCCTTGGATTGGCCGTGGCCAAGGGCATTGTCGACCGTCACGGCGGAACGCTCGCCGTGCAATCCGCGCCGGGGGAGGGTGCCGAGTTCATCGTGCATCTGCCACTGTGCGCGCCGGCGGAGTCTACTGGCACGCCAGCGGCCGCCGACTTAACATCGCAAGGAACGAACGTATGA